Proteins co-encoded in one Bacillus paramycoides genomic window:
- the cinA gene encoding competence/damage-inducible protein CinA has product MNAEIIAVGTELLLGQIANTNAQFLSEKLASIGINVYYHTVVGDNNTRLQQAIEVAEKRADMLIFTGGLGPTKDDLTKETISSSLDGELVYDEQALASISDYFKRTGREFTENNKKQALVLDGATVFANDHGMAPGMGLNKNGKVYILLPGPPKEMKPMYVSYVEPFLRNFTTGENIYSRVLRFFGIGESQLEVKVQDLIDGQTNPTIAPLANDGEVTLRLTAKHQKADEAEKLIQHTEDLILERVGEFFYGYDQEFLHDKAIELLKKKELTLACAESLTGGLFGNQVTESAGVSSIFKGGVICYHNDVKQHVLHVAEEVLSTEGAVSKECARYLAENVKELLKADIGISFTGVAGPDASEHKEPGTVFVGLAIKDEPTVVFPLNLGGSRQQIRERSVKYGFYHLYKKLEEI; this is encoded by the coding sequence ATGAATGCGGAGATTATTGCGGTTGGAACGGAATTATTACTTGGACAAATTGCAAATACAAATGCCCAGTTTTTATCTGAAAAGTTAGCTTCAATCGGCATTAATGTGTACTACCATACTGTAGTTGGGGATAATAACACGCGATTACAGCAGGCGATTGAAGTTGCGGAAAAACGTGCGGACATGCTTATTTTTACAGGTGGATTAGGCCCGACAAAAGATGATTTGACGAAAGAAACGATATCTTCTAGTTTGGATGGAGAGCTAGTGTATGATGAACAGGCATTAGCATCAATAAGCGATTACTTTAAGCGTACAGGTCGCGAGTTCACGGAGAATAATAAAAAGCAGGCGCTCGTTTTGGATGGAGCGACTGTATTTGCGAATGATCATGGTATGGCACCTGGTATGGGGTTAAATAAGAACGGAAAAGTTTATATTTTATTACCAGGGCCACCGAAAGAAATGAAGCCGATGTATGTAAGTTATGTAGAGCCTTTTTTACGTAACTTTACAACAGGAGAAAACATTTATTCTCGTGTGCTTCGCTTCTTCGGGATTGGGGAATCTCAATTAGAAGTGAAAGTTCAAGATTTAATTGATGGACAAACGAATCCGACAATCGCCCCTCTTGCAAATGATGGAGAAGTGACATTACGTTTAACTGCCAAGCATCAAAAGGCTGATGAAGCGGAGAAGCTCATTCAGCATACAGAAGATTTGATTTTAGAAAGAGTAGGAGAATTTTTCTACGGGTATGACCAAGAGTTTCTGCATGATAAGGCGATAGAGTTATTGAAGAAAAAAGAATTAACTTTAGCATGTGCGGAAAGTTTAACAGGTGGTCTCTTCGGTAATCAAGTAACAGAAAGTGCTGGTGTGTCTTCAATATTTAAAGGCGGTGTCATTTGTTATCATAATGATGTGAAGCAACATGTTTTACATGTAGCTGAGGAAGTGTTGTCTACTGAAGGTGCTGTTAGTAAAGAATGTGCTCGTTATCTTGCTGAAAATGTTAAAGAATTATTAAAAGCGGATATCGGAATTAGTTTCACTGGTGTAGCAGGACCAGATGCTTCAGAACATAAAGAGCCAGGAACAGTATTTGTTGGATTGGCGATTAAAGATGAACCAACTGTAGTCTTTCCTCTTAATTTAGGCGGAAGTCGTCAACAAATTAGGGAACGCTCAGTAAAATATGGGTTTTATCATTTGTATAAAAAGCTAGAAGAGATATAA
- the pgsA gene encoding CDP-diacylglycerol--glycerol-3-phosphate 3-phosphatidyltransferase, translating into MNLPNKITISRIFLIPIFMVIMLAPFDWGSYTIGDVDLPIQHLVGALIFIVASATDWIDGHYARKYNLVTNLGKFLDPLADKLLVSAALITLVEMQYVPAWIVIIIISREFAVTGLRLVLAGTGEVVAANQLGKIKTWTQIIAIAAYLLHDVPLNLIHIPVADIFIWIALIFTVISGWDYFWKNRAAFVNSK; encoded by the coding sequence GTGAATTTACCAAATAAAATTACAATATCTAGAATCTTCTTAATTCCAATTTTTATGGTAATTATGTTAGCACCCTTTGATTGGGGTTCATACACAATTGGTGATGTTGATTTACCAATTCAACATTTAGTAGGAGCACTTATCTTTATTGTTGCTTCGGCTACAGATTGGATTGATGGACATTACGCAAGAAAATATAATCTTGTAACGAATTTAGGGAAGTTTCTTGACCCGTTAGCTGATAAATTACTTGTTTCAGCTGCACTCATCACGTTAGTGGAGATGCAATACGTACCAGCTTGGATCGTTATTATCATTATAAGCCGTGAGTTTGCGGTAACTGGCTTACGTCTAGTACTTGCTGGAACAGGAGAAGTAGTTGCAGCAAATCAGCTAGGTAAGATTAAGACATGGACACAAATTATCGCGATTGCAGCATATTTATTACACGATGTACCTTTAAATTTAATCCATATTCCGGTAGCTGACATCTTTATATGGATTGCATTAATTTTTACTGTTATTTCAGGATGGGACTATTTCTGGAAAAATAGAGCTGCTTTTGTAAACTCAAAATAG
- the rny gene encoding ribonuclease Y, whose product MSSTTVWILISILLATVGAVVGFFVRKSIAEAKINGAANEAKRIIDEANREAEALKKEALLEAKDEIHTLRTEAELEIRDRRSELQKQENRLMQKEENLDRKDETLDKREQQLEKKEDSLVARQQQIEELESKVGELVQKQQTELERISNLTREQAKAIILGKVESEVSHEIAVMVKESEVRAKEEADKKAKEILSLAMQRCAADHVAETTVSVVNLPNDEMKGRIIGREGRNIRTLETLTGIDLIIDDTPEAVILSGFDPIRRETARIALDKLVQDGRIHPARIEEMVEKSRREVDEYIREVGEQTTFEVGVHGLHPDLIKILGRLKYRTSYGQNVLKHSMEVAYLTGLMAAELGEDEKLARRAGLLHDIGKAIDHEVEGSHVEIGVELATKYKEHPVVINSIASHHGDTEPTSIIAVLVAAADALSAARPGARSETLENYIRRLEKLEEISESYEGVEKSFAIQAGREVRILVKPDTIDDLEAHRLARDIRKRIENELDYPGHIKVTVIRETRAVEYAK is encoded by the coding sequence ATGAGTAGTACTACAGTTTGGATACTCATCTCCATTTTGCTTGCAACAGTCGGTGCAGTTGTTGGCTTTTTTGTTCGAAAGTCTATTGCTGAAGCGAAGATTAATGGTGCAGCTAATGAAGCGAAACGTATTATAGACGAAGCGAATCGCGAGGCTGAAGCACTTAAGAAAGAAGCGCTTTTAGAAGCAAAGGATGAAATTCATACACTTCGTACAGAAGCTGAATTAGAAATTCGTGACCGTAGAAGCGAATTACAAAAACAAGAAAATCGTTTAATGCAAAAAGAAGAGAACCTTGATCGTAAAGACGAAACGCTCGATAAACGCGAGCAACAGTTAGAAAAGAAAGAGGATTCTCTTGTAGCGAGACAACAACAGATTGAAGAGTTGGAAAGCAAAGTGGGAGAGTTAGTTCAAAAGCAACAAACAGAATTAGAGCGCATTTCCAATCTGACACGCGAACAAGCGAAAGCAATTATTCTTGGTAAAGTAGAAAGTGAAGTTTCTCATGAAATTGCCGTAATGGTAAAAGAAAGTGAAGTTCGTGCGAAAGAAGAAGCAGATAAGAAAGCAAAAGAGATTTTATCTCTTGCAATGCAGAGATGTGCAGCTGATCATGTTGCTGAAACAACCGTTTCGGTTGTAAATCTTCCAAATGACGAAATGAAGGGACGTATTATCGGACGTGAAGGTCGAAATATTCGTACGTTAGAAACGTTAACAGGTATTGACCTAATTATCGATGATACACCAGAAGCGGTTATCCTATCTGGATTCGACCCAATTCGTCGTGAAACAGCTCGTATCGCTCTTGATAAACTAGTACAGGACGGACGTATTCACCCAGCGCGTATTGAAGAGATGGTCGAAAAATCAAGACGTGAAGTGGACGAGTATATTCGCGAAGTCGGAGAGCAAACAACGTTTGAAGTGGGTGTTCACGGATTACATCCAGATTTAATTAAGATTTTAGGTCGTTTGAAATACCGTACAAGTTACGGGCAAAACGTCTTAAAACACTCTATGGAAGTCGCATATTTAACTGGACTTATGGCAGCAGAGCTTGGTGAGGATGAAAAACTAGCAAGACGTGCTGGTCTATTACATGATATCGGTAAAGCGATTGACCATGAAGTAGAAGGTAGCCACGTTGAAATTGGTGTTGAACTCGCAACGAAATATAAAGAGCATCCTGTAGTTATAAACAGTATTGCATCTCACCATGGAGACACAGAACCAACTTCTATCATTGCAGTTTTAGTTGCAGCAGCAGATGCATTATCAGCTGCAAGACCTGGAGCTCGTAGTGAAACACTTGAGAACTATATTCGTCGTCTTGAAAAGTTAGAAGAAATTTCAGAGTCTTATGAAGGCGTAGAAAAATCATTTGCAATTCAAGCAGGACGAGAAGTTCGTATTCTGGTAAAACCAGATACAATTGATGATTTAGAAGCTCATCGTTTAGCTCGTGATATTCGAAAACGTATTGAAAATGAACTGGATTACCCAGGACATATTAAAGTAACTGTTATTCGTGAAACACGTGCAGTGGAATACGCAAAATAA
- a CDS encoding helix-turn-helix domain-containing protein, translated as MTELGQKLKEARGTKGLSIDQLHEITKIQKRHLVAIEEGNYDVLPGAFYARAFIKQYADAVGLNGEELLVEYQSTIPQSEKRDVPQVSTGQKTQETMQKSSSWPIADHMPKILVALLVIAVGVVIWFVFQALTGKDDEKVPNAQSEKIEVKKAENSPLDTKKDEAKAEEPKKEELKKEEPKKEEQPAQPTGQEEVKVVGTTGKVSTLEIHNNKTLELEISGKGASYVDVKDDAGNEILNATVQEGQIEKRDVSTLKEVRLNIGNATNVEVKLNGQVVAYPLDPEKELHQRLVIKNQGIEQPAQ; from the coding sequence GTGACAGAATTAGGACAAAAGCTGAAAGAGGCAAGAGGAACGAAAGGCTTGTCTATTGATCAGCTGCATGAGATTACAAAAATTCAAAAACGCCATTTAGTAGCGATTGAGGAAGGCAATTATGATGTATTGCCAGGAGCTTTTTATGCGCGTGCATTCATTAAACAATACGCAGATGCGGTTGGATTAAATGGAGAGGAACTGCTTGTAGAATATCAGAGTACGATACCACAATCTGAAAAACGTGACGTTCCACAAGTATCAACAGGACAAAAAACGCAAGAAACAATGCAAAAATCTTCATCATGGCCAATTGCAGATCACATGCCGAAAATTTTAGTTGCACTGTTAGTAATCGCAGTTGGAGTGGTAATTTGGTTTGTTTTCCAAGCGTTAACTGGAAAAGATGATGAGAAAGTTCCGAATGCTCAAAGTGAGAAAATTGAAGTTAAAAAAGCGGAAAACTCTCCGTTAGATACGAAGAAAGATGAAGCGAAAGCGGAAGAGCCGAAAAAAGAAGAGCTAAAGAAAGAAGAACCGAAGAAAGAGGAACAACCAGCACAACCAACTGGACAAGAAGAAGTAAAAGTAGTTGGTACAACTGGTAAAGTATCTACTTTGGAAATTCATAACAATAAAACATTAGAACTGGAAATATCGGGTAAAGGTGCGAGTTATGTAGATGTTAAAGATGATGCGGGGAATGAGATTCTAAACGCTACAGTACAAGAGGGCCAAATAGAAAAACGTGATGTATCAACATTAAAAGAAGTGCGACTTAATATTGGGAATGCAACGAATGTTGAAGTTAAACTGAATGGCCAAGTGGTCGCTTATCCATTGGATCCAGAAAAAGAACTTCACCAAAGATTGGTGATAAAAAACCAAGGGATAGAGCAACCTGCACAATAA